The Strix uralensis isolate ZFMK-TIS-50842 chromosome 16, bStrUra1, whole genome shotgun sequence genome has a window encoding:
- the THUMPD1 gene encoding THUMP domain-containing protein 1, translating to MAAAEPAARKRRPKGHFAAAGRAKRPRGGGRQLEAGMRGILITCNMNERKCVGEAYSLLGEYGDLLYGPEQFSDHEERLSGSEREEDEDDVEAALKKEVGQIRASTEQKLRRFQSVESGANNVVFIRTRGIEPENLVHHILKDMHATKKKKTRVILRMLPISGTCKAFMEDMKKYTETFFEPWFKAPNKGTFQIVYKARNNSHMSREEVIKELAGIVGSLNPENKVDLNNPQYTIVVEIIKNVCCLSVVRDYVLFRKYNLQEVVKSNKEETQQNASNLTEEQNSKVVKPETEEEEKSSREVKQENKNQGEIEAEPKGNDAMTV from the exons ATGGCCGCGGCGGAGCCGGCGGCGCGGAAGCGGCGGCCCAAGGGGCACttcgcggcggcggggcgggccaagcggccccgcggcggcgggcggcagctgGAGGCCGGCATGCGCGGCATCCTCATCACCTGCAACATGAACGAGCGCAAGTGCGTGGGGGAGGCCTACAGCCTCCTCGGCGAGTACGGGGACCTGCTCTACGGGCCCGAGCAG TTTTCAGATCATGAGGAGCGGCTCTCTGGAAGtgagagggaggaggatgaggatgatgTTGAGGCTGCGCTGAAGAAGGAGGTTGGCCAGATCCGTGCCTCGACGGAGCAGAAGCTGCGGCGGTTCCAGTCAGTGGAGAGTGGTGCCAACAACGTCGTCTTCATCAGAACCCGGGGCATAG AACCTGAGAACCTGGTGCACCATATATTAAAGGATATGCATGccactaaaaagaagaaaacgaGAGTAATTCTGCGCATGCTACCCATTTCTGGAACTTGCAAGGCTTTTATGGAAGatatgaaaaaatacacagaaacattttttgagCCTTGGTTTAAAGCCCCTAATAAGGGCACTTTTCAGATCGTTTACAAAGCTCGTAATAACAGTCATATGAGTAGGGAAGAAGTAATTAAGGAACTGGCAG GAATTGTGGGCAGCCTTAATCCAGAAAACAAAGTCGACCTTAATAACCCACAATATACAATTGTggtagaaataataaaaaacgTCTGTTGCTTGAGTGTGGTGAGAGACTATGTTCTGTTCAGAAAATACAATCTACAGGAGGTGGTGAAgagcaacaaagaagaaacacaaCAAAACGCATCAAATCTGACAGAAGAACAGAACTCGAAGGTAGTAAAACCAGAAaccgaggaggaggagaagagctcAAGAGAAGTAAAACAAGAGAACAAGAATCAAGGTGAAATAGAAGCTGAGCCCAAGGGGAATGATGCAATGACAGTGTAG
- the LOC141950655 gene encoding acyl-coenzyme A synthetase ACSM4, mitochondrial-like isoform X1: MKILLEFKVLRSPWSIQTLCRLFHQYHNTFAPLNFSDYEAISRCEQELPEYFNFASDVLDKWSQIEKERKEPSNPALWWINGKGDEIKWSFEELGFLSQKVANALSGPCSLQRGDRVLVILPRLPEWWLLYVACMRTGVIIIPGTTQLTAEDICYRLLASKAKGIITTDVLAPAVDSVASKCQFLKTKLIVSESSRAEWLNFSDLLKAAPAVHNCVKTKSQDPMAIYFTSGTTGYPKMVEHSYGSFGLGVFLCGRYWMNLTPSDIMWNMSDTAWVKAAIGSVFGPWFQGTCVFVHAMPQFDPGALLNTLCRYPVTTLCSTPTAYRTLVQHDLTRYAFKKLKHCLSGGEPLNPEVMAQWKSQTGLTIYEGYGQTETGMVCANMKGMKVKPGSLGKAAPPYNVQIIDENGNVLPPGKEGDIAIKMDAKRPFAFFTRYVDDPERTASTVRGNFYITGDRGSMDADGYIWFMGRSDDVIISSGYRIGPFEIESALIQHPAVIESAVVSSPDPLRGEVVKAFVVLSPSFKSQDPKKLACELQVHVKKVTAPYKYPRKIEFVQQLPKTVTGKIRRNELRNKEWGQN, encoded by the exons ATGAAGATTTTACTTGAATTTAAAGTGTTGCGGTCCCCATGGAGCATCCAGACACTCTGCAGATTATTCCACCAGTATCACAACACTTTTGCACCTTTGAATTTCTCAGATTACGAAGCTATCAGTCGGTGTGAACAGGAACTACCTGAGTACTTTAATTTTGCAAGTGATGTGCTGGACAAGTGGTCTCAAATAGAAAAG GAACGAAAGGAACCGTCAAATCCAGCTCTGTGGTGGATAAATGGAAAAGGAGATGAAATTAAATGGAGCTTTGAAGAGCTGGGTTTCCTGTCCCAAAAAGTGGCCAACGCGCTCTCTGGGCCATGCAGTCTGCAAAGAGGAGACCGAGTTTTAGTGATTCTACCCCGACTCCCAGAGTGGTGGCTGCTGTATGTGGCTTGTATGCGAACAG GTGTTATCATCATCCCAGGGACAACACAGCTGACAGCAGAAGACATTTGCTATAGATTGCTGGCTTCCAAGGCTAAGGGCATTATTACAACTGATGTTCTTGCTCCTGCAGTGGACTCGGTTGCATCCAAGTGCCAGTTTCTGAAAACAAAGCTAATTGTATCTGAAAGCAGCAGGGCCGAGTGGCTGAACTTCAGTGATTTGCTCAA ggCTGCCCCTGCTGTCCATAACTGCGTAAAGACAAAAAGCCAGGATCCGATGGCAATCTACTTTACCAGTGGCACCACAGGATATCCCAAAATGGTTGAACATTCCTATGGAAGCTTTGGTCTGGGTGTTTTTCTCTGTGGAAG ATACTGGATGAATTTGACTCCCTCAGACATCATGTGGAACATGTCAGACACTGCTTGGGTAAAGGCAGCTATTGGGAGTGTTTTTGGCCCGTGGTTCCAGGGCACGTGTGTTTTTGTACATGCCATGCCACAGTTTGATCCAGGAGCACTCTTAAAT acCTTGTGCAGATATCCAGTGACCACTCTGTGCAGCACCCCAACTGCCTACCGCACGCTGGTACAGCATGACCTCACCAG GTACGCATTCAAGAAACTGAAGCACTGTTTGAGCGGAGGGGAACCACTCAACCCAGAAGTGATGGCACAATGGAAAAGCCAAACAGGACTGACTATCTATGAAGGCTATGGCCAAACCGAAACT GGAATGGTATGTGCAAATATGAAAGGAATGAAAGTTAAGCCAGGTTCCTTGGGAAAGGCAGCTCCTCCCTACAATGTTCAG ATTATAGATGAAAATGGCAATGTTCTGCCTcctgggaaagaaggagacaTTGCTATCAAAATGGATGCCAAGCGGCCATTTGCTTTTTTCACTCGATACGTG GATGATCCAGAGAGAACTGCTTCCACAGTCCGTGGGAACTTCTATATCACTGGAGACAGAGGGAGCATGGATGCAGATGGATACATATGGTTTATGGGGAGATCTGATGATGTCATCATCTCCTCTGG GTATCGTATCGGACCATTTGAAATAGAGAGTGCCCTGATACAGCACCCAGCTGTCATTGAGTCAGCTGTTGTCAGCAGCCCAGATCCCCTCAGAGGGGAG GTGGTAAAAGCTTTTGTGGTCTTGTCTCCTTCCTTTAAGTCACAAGATCCAAAGAAACTGGCCTGTGAATTGCAAGTTCATGTCAAGAAAGTCACTGCTCCATACAAGTACCCCAGAAAG ATTGAATTTGTCCAGCAGCTGCCAAAGACAGTCACTGGGAAAATCAGACGGAATGAACTGAGGAACAAGGAGTGGGGACAGAATTAG
- the LOC141950655 gene encoding acyl-coenzyme A synthetase ACSM4, mitochondrial-like isoform X2 produces MKILLEFKVLRSPWSIQTLCRLFHQYHNTFAPLNFSDYEAISRCEQELPEYFNFASDVLDKWSQIEKERKEPSNPALWWINGKGDEIKWSFEELGFLSQKVANALSGPCSLQRGDRVLVILPRLPEWWLLYVACMRTGVIIIPGTTQLTAEDICYRLLASKAKGIITTDVLAPAVDSVASKCQFLKTKLIVSESSRAEWLNFSDLLKAAPAVHNCVKTKSQDPMAIYFTSGTTGYPKMVEHSYGSFGLGVFLCGRYWMNLTPSDIMWNMSDTAWVKAAIGSVFGPWFQGTCVFVHAMPQFDPGALLNTLCRYPVTTLCSTPTAYRTLVQHDLTRYAFKKLKHCLSGGEPLNPEVMAQWKSQTGLTIYEGYGQTETIIDENGNVLPPGKEGDIAIKMDAKRPFAFFTRYVDDPERTASTVRGNFYITGDRGSMDADGYIWFMGRSDDVIISSGYRIGPFEIESALIQHPAVIESAVVSSPDPLRGEVVKAFVVLSPSFKSQDPKKLACELQVHVKKVTAPYKYPRKIEFVQQLPKTVTGKIRRNELRNKEWGQN; encoded by the exons ATGAAGATTTTACTTGAATTTAAAGTGTTGCGGTCCCCATGGAGCATCCAGACACTCTGCAGATTATTCCACCAGTATCACAACACTTTTGCACCTTTGAATTTCTCAGATTACGAAGCTATCAGTCGGTGTGAACAGGAACTACCTGAGTACTTTAATTTTGCAAGTGATGTGCTGGACAAGTGGTCTCAAATAGAAAAG GAACGAAAGGAACCGTCAAATCCAGCTCTGTGGTGGATAAATGGAAAAGGAGATGAAATTAAATGGAGCTTTGAAGAGCTGGGTTTCCTGTCCCAAAAAGTGGCCAACGCGCTCTCTGGGCCATGCAGTCTGCAAAGAGGAGACCGAGTTTTAGTGATTCTACCCCGACTCCCAGAGTGGTGGCTGCTGTATGTGGCTTGTATGCGAACAG GTGTTATCATCATCCCAGGGACAACACAGCTGACAGCAGAAGACATTTGCTATAGATTGCTGGCTTCCAAGGCTAAGGGCATTATTACAACTGATGTTCTTGCTCCTGCAGTGGACTCGGTTGCATCCAAGTGCCAGTTTCTGAAAACAAAGCTAATTGTATCTGAAAGCAGCAGGGCCGAGTGGCTGAACTTCAGTGATTTGCTCAA ggCTGCCCCTGCTGTCCATAACTGCGTAAAGACAAAAAGCCAGGATCCGATGGCAATCTACTTTACCAGTGGCACCACAGGATATCCCAAAATGGTTGAACATTCCTATGGAAGCTTTGGTCTGGGTGTTTTTCTCTGTGGAAG ATACTGGATGAATTTGACTCCCTCAGACATCATGTGGAACATGTCAGACACTGCTTGGGTAAAGGCAGCTATTGGGAGTGTTTTTGGCCCGTGGTTCCAGGGCACGTGTGTTTTTGTACATGCCATGCCACAGTTTGATCCAGGAGCACTCTTAAAT acCTTGTGCAGATATCCAGTGACCACTCTGTGCAGCACCCCAACTGCCTACCGCACGCTGGTACAGCATGACCTCACCAG GTACGCATTCAAGAAACTGAAGCACTGTTTGAGCGGAGGGGAACCACTCAACCCAGAAGTGATGGCACAATGGAAAAGCCAAACAGGACTGACTATCTATGAAGGCTATGGCCAAACCGAAACT ATTATAGATGAAAATGGCAATGTTCTGCCTcctgggaaagaaggagacaTTGCTATCAAAATGGATGCCAAGCGGCCATTTGCTTTTTTCACTCGATACGTG GATGATCCAGAGAGAACTGCTTCCACAGTCCGTGGGAACTTCTATATCACTGGAGACAGAGGGAGCATGGATGCAGATGGATACATATGGTTTATGGGGAGATCTGATGATGTCATCATCTCCTCTGG GTATCGTATCGGACCATTTGAAATAGAGAGTGCCCTGATACAGCACCCAGCTGTCATTGAGTCAGCTGTTGTCAGCAGCCCAGATCCCCTCAGAGGGGAG GTGGTAAAAGCTTTTGTGGTCTTGTCTCCTTCCTTTAAGTCACAAGATCCAAAGAAACTGGCCTGTGAATTGCAAGTTCATGTCAAGAAAGTCACTGCTCCATACAAGTACCCCAGAAAG ATTGAATTTGTCCAGCAGCTGCCAAAGACAGTCACTGGGAAAATCAGACGGAATGAACTGAGGAACAAGGAGTGGGGACAGAATTAG